The Helicoverpa armigera isolate CAAS_96S chromosome 28, ASM3070526v1, whole genome shotgun sequence genomic interval GTTCTAgttctttcttttaaatatttagcttGAGTGCAGTCtgtcaaagtttatttattgataagtgtgaatattatttatatattgacCTAGTAATAATTGTATCATACAGAAGGCATTTTTAATGACTTAAAAAGTCAATTATCATACTTTGCAGGACGCATGCGGTattacatcattatttttttatgagagtAGAATTGAAGGCTGTAGAAATTTTTTATCATGTCAACGTTGATAAGATTTTGGCATGGTACACCAGTGGGCCAAGTTCATAAAAACAATTGTACATCATTTAATAAGATGTGGttgttaacaaaatataacagaTAGTCCACAACTATTAATAGTACTAAGTCTATATAAGTTGGTAAGATCGACCAAATAAGCACAGTGGAAGACCGAGAATTTCTCACTTAACTTCAACCAACTGCGTCCAGCTATAAGATATTCTAACTGTAACTAAGTTACTCACGCTTCACAGCTTTCTGTAGACGTCTGGATACTCTCCCTGATTGGACTTGCGCATACGTTCCCGCGCTCTCATGTTCTCCAGGCGACTGGCATTTATTGAGTTCTTGGCCACCACAAAAAGCGATAAACTAGTCACTGTTACTGCTAACCTGGAACAGGGTCAAAATGTTACTTATTTACATTCGCAAACATATTCTGAAgtttctcaattttattttaaggtagCAGAATAAAAACAAGAGGTTATGACGGCGTAAGTATTTTTCATATAGTATGGAAATCAGTCTTGTTAGAGGAAAATTAAACGCCTTTGGAAATTTATTGTAATTGAAAGGAAGGAATGTTCATGCTTCTATTGATTAcgataaatagtaaaaaaataagtaagtgaAATGTACAGGGCTCACCACGAATGGAATGGACCGTATTATTTTACAGACAATGGAAATTTATGATTCAAGTAGTTACCACGAAAGTGTAATTTTCCCGAATTTTCCAAGCGGCATAATATATTCTCGTGAAAacttcagtaaaatttttgaggtTACAGTTTTAGTTTCGCAATATTTCACGTTACGTCATAGTCACCACTATCGCATTATATGTGGCAACACTCgatcaatatttttgtgaagaaggttttacaattttattacaacattataattaaattaaaattaactgatAACCTTAATAGTTTTTACCTTATGAGCCATATACTCAGCTAGAGAATGCtatagaataaaaacatttctctAAAAGCCACAcgattttttaaaccaaaataacaGACAATAAACAATAAGATCCGAACGtagttttctctgtctacgGATTTACGGATCCGAACGCAAACGGTAAACGACGCACGCCGCACCTTCATTGAGCAAAAGAGAAACGTCACTGCTTCATATTACGTCaatcaaaagttcaaaacaaaacaaaacgtgGTTTACTTGAAATAAAGAGTGATTTTAAGTTGTAAATATGCCTAAACCTACTAAATTACATTCTAAAGGAAAATCCAACTCTCTCCAGAAACCTTGTAAAGTAGAGAAAGACACATCTGACGCCGTAGATCCCGAAGAATCTGTGAGACAGTTTCAGCTTGAACTGTGCTGGTGTATTCAACAGTTAGAGAGATGTTTAAACGAAAAGAAAGGCACTGAAAAGCAAAGTAAGTGTAATAATATCTTATTATTACTcttgttataaaaataccacagTTCTGACATGACACATGACGATACAATGAATGTGGTTTTGAGTATCGTCAAAATAAGGTTACTGGAATACAAGACAATACTTTACACCACCTTGCATAATAAGATAAACCTAACTCTTTAAATTAAATGACctactaaacattttttttttatttatttatttgaatcaggcatctaaggcccatagaaaatacaatatgtaaatataataacattaaaacatacacttatacatattttatataaatagtaatatttttgtccgtcatcatttatttagaaattgttACTGTAGAAATTGTTACCCAATGTGCATTCGAATATACAATAAGCTACCATCTCACATTAAAGAACTACCTATGAGTAAATTTAAGAAGTCCCTCAGAAATTGGCTTattgacaaatgtttttatacagttaaTACCTAGAGGAGAAATAgaattataatagaaatttaGCTGTTAGATTATaggaaaacttaaatatttgcatgactaatttataagtcgaatatagtgaaaccattttttgttattgtatttaccatcataatgtacctattctagcaaataaataaatttcatttcactTCATTTACGTGGAAAAAAGTAACTAGTCTGCCATGGGGTCTCTTTATTAcaaatttttgttaatttttcagTGCAAGAAGCATGGAAGGTGCTCACAGTGTTAAAGAACAACAATCAGCCTGTGATCCGCAAGAGACAACTAATGAGAACACATTTTGGAGACTATAGAGCTAAAATGGCTGCCGAAGAGAAGAAATTAGCAAAAAGTAAGGTTAAAGTAGTGTCCTAGAAAAAGTTGATGCGAAAATTGCATAATATTGGTCAATTTCAACTGACTTACACAAGAAAGGCCCTTAAACATAGATTAATCAAGCAATATTAAAGAACTATAATATAACttgtaaataatgattaaatgtACCGGGCTCTTGATAATATACTGGAAGATTGCATAACTCTGATCTCAGACTCCAGTAGAAGGAACAGCCTTTCTAGAATTGAGAAGTAATCTCATTGTTCTATTGTGAAAGCTTTTAACCTCTTTTAtattgaggttatttgtttacAGTGGCCAGTAAAATCAAGATATCAGATGTTCCTGACAAGCCAAAAGCtacatttttgagaaaatctgCATTTCTAACTACGGGTGATGAATCATTTAAATTCAACTTCAGTTTAGCACCAGATCAAGTAGACAAAGGCAATGCTGCTACTAAAGATGACAATGCTACTGAAATTATTCCAAAAGATAGCAACACTAAGCTTGATCCTGAAGTTGCCAACACTGAAAAAAGTGATGATAGTGCaaagaaatttaaattttcatttacaaattcagagtttaagtttaattttaatgtagatAATTCTTAGgttgtacttaaaataatattatattaattctgTACAAATATAACTGGATAATATAAGTGCTTTATTATGatttgtgttttattgtcaTTCCTTCTTGCAAAGCACTCTTTggcaaaattaaagattttaactGTGTCTGAAATGTCATACAATGCCTAGAAATAGAAAGTATAAGGTACTTTATACCATTAACCATATTACAatcatgaaaacaaaagaactgtacattttttttattcaaatataaacaTTAGCCGCTGTTACACAAAGTCTGATAATATCCCTTTGTAATCAGTAATCCATTATCATCCCTTATCTTGGTCGCACACCTGAAGTCTTCGAAAAAGTTTTCGGAATTAACCACTGCGAATCCAACGGGCAACTCATAGTTCGGGACATAAGGGCCCCAAGTCGCTACTCCCATTAATTTGTTATAACCCATTACATTTGCTATAACGGCACCACCCTCCACGCCATGATAGTTGTAACATCTGTcgttatttttttcatgttctTGTAAAGTGCATGAGTGATAACAAGGGACGGCGAACCCTGAACGtcgtttattaataaattttaatattttagggcATAACTCCATGCTTACGACGACGTTCAATTCCGTAAGATTAAATTGATCGGTTTGTGACGGTATATGTTCGTAACCCTAGTGAATAGAAAATGTGTGAGCTGATGGGTACCTAATGCTGATGGTGGGACTCAGTAAGTTTTCTCAGggtacaaattataaataaaaattcggCCAAGGGTGAGTCCGACTCACATGAACGGTTCCGTaccattacctacttataaaacgTAAAAAATTGGTACGTTTGTAAAGTTGTTAAAGCGGCaacaataatcatcatcatctgtctaccTATGAGGCATTGGGTACGATTCTTGAGGTACAATGTAGTGACAGTCGGATAGCGAAgtcttagtaggtacctacctaatacccCATTTAACTCTTTAAGTACTTAAAACAGGAGTTACAAGTCTCACCTTTTCCATAGCATATCCAACGACTTTGTACTTATACGACACGAGTTCGGAGAACCAAGCAAACGATTCGTCTGTTCTGTTCACGCTATCGATCAGTTGTATAACGGGCCAGTCCCTTTTAACGCTTTTGTCATCTTCTACCACGATGAACCCTATGTCGTCAAAAGCCTGTTTTGTTGGCTTTGAAGGTATCACAAATGCTAGTGCGTCGAAGCGCTTCGACATATAAATTATCGTCGTGTGATTTACTTTTAGGCtgaaagtaaaagaaaaatcgGCTTTTTATCATATATTGGAAATCTCatcacatttacaaaaaaatatttttaaggatcACATTCGAAATCGACGTCCAGCTGCGGGAATCGAACGAACGAAAGTTTAACATTCACTACTTACGCCAATAGATTCTACATCCACACCCACCAAATAGTCTTTAACTtccttttataaagaaaatagtaaATTAACAAACTACCGTCCACTCTGAAGTTAGCTGGTTACTCGAACTcccaaatctatactaatattataaagctgaagagtttgtttgtttgtttgaacgcgctaatctcaggaactactggtccgatttgaacaattctttcaatgtttgatagcccatttatcgaggaaggatataggctacttttaatccgggttcgtgcagaggtttccacgggatgcgggtgtaACCGCTGGCAGAtgctagtctatactaatattataaaactgaagagtttgtttgttttgtactgGTCCGATtcgaacaattctttcggtgttagatagcccatttatcgaggaaacatatttatatatacaaCTAACCAAATTCTTTTACTCTTCATTCAGAggggcaaagctatttgacaaGAATTATACGATATTTTGCCTTATAGTCACAGAATACAACCGAACCATTAACATAGGTAAATGTTGGTTTAGAGATGAAGACCATTTTCAGCCAGCTATAAAAGGCATCGGAGAAAGACTGTTGGTGATATTTTTTCGCGGCTGTTTTGAAGACGCCCTATGacacaaagtcaaagtcaaaaacgttcaTTGAAACTAgcctagtttttagcactttttcacgtaaaaaattacagcacccccaaaacgcccttcCACCatttcctagtgttatggctgggaagaacaTACTTCCTAGCAgtctattaaaatttaattataattaagttacaGCTATACAATGCAAATgtttacatatgtaggtattacaaacaccgaaaacaaaaaaaagcagACTAGCCCTTTAAAG includes:
- the LOC110371468 gene encoding UPF0488 protein CG14286 translates to MPKPTKLHSKGKSNSLQKPCKVEKDTSDAVDPEESVRQFQLELCWCIQQLERCLNEKKGTEKQMQEAWKVLTVLKNNNQPVIRKRQLMRTHFGDYRAKMAAEEKKLAKMASKIKISDVPDKPKATFLRKSAFLTTGDESFKFNFSLAPDQVDKGNAATKDDNATEIIPKDSNTKLDPEVANTEKSDDSAKKFKFSFTNSEFKFNFNVDNS
- the LOC110371466 gene encoding uncharacterized protein LOC110371466; this encodes MLPVLVFTFIHLQMAAGSTDILESLNFISNPIMRNAKKPDLTFTFFPDLLNYQANAVPVTEAQHPWIARVVHSRTADVPHMCTAACIAEAIFITSSRCIHYLKVNHTTIIYMSKRFDALAFVIPSKPTKQAFDDIGFIVVEDDKSVKRDWPVIQLIDSVNRTDESFAWFSELVSYKYKVVGYAMEKGYEHIPSQTDQFNLTELNVVVSMELCPKILKFINKRRSGFAVPCYHSCTLQEHEKNNDRCYNYHGVEGGAVIANVMGYNKLMGVATWGPYVPNYELPVGFAVVNSENFFEDFRCATKIRDDNGLLITKGYYQTLCNSG